In Carya illinoinensis cultivar Pawnee chromosome 16, C.illinoinensisPawnee_v1, whole genome shotgun sequence, a single window of DNA contains:
- the LOC122299802 gene encoding transcription factor BIM1-like isoform X1 codes for MEHPQPRPSKTEGRKPTHDFLSLYSRSDVQQDPSPPSPGGQLKTHDFLQPLERIGKTGAKEESVVEISVVERPPRLASPPSEERILPRGIGSYSISHMSCFNQTSVLKSDRSIFTIARTRNSDRNDENSNCNTSYTANGFTLWEESRALKKGKTRKENMGEKPEAGPKLRRQTKVEGPSQSSTNNHHRNSFSCLSSSEAMGQNNKSFVDVITSAKGITLEDDLDGEEEFVPKKEPSAIVGTTHKGELKVKVDGKISDQKVNTPRSKHSATEQRRRSKINDRFQMLRELIPLSDQKRDKASFLFEVIEYIQFLQEKVEKYEGAYQGWNHEPSKVMPWQRNNHRPAESHVDQSRVDHHPGITNQAEPSFFTTAKSSTAVHEILSKLASDAENILSQPQQRLFETRSGTTGGITTSDKRKEQVLTVEGGTISISSVYSQRLLSTLTQALQNSGVDLSRASISVQIELGKQSNSRATEAPSAIKDIDVPSGKQGTTCTRVANAEDSDRDFKKLKTGKT; via the exons GAGGGCAACTCAAAACTCATGATTTTCTACAACCACTAGAGCGGATAGGAAAGACCGGTGCGAAGGAAGAATCTGTGGTTGAGATATCAGTTGTGGAAAGGCCGCCACGGCTAGCTTCGCCTCCTTCGGAAGAGCGTATTCTCCCGAGAGGAATCGGGAGTTACAGTATAAGTCACATGTCCTGTTTTAATCAAACGTCGGTTCTTAAGTCAGATAGATCAATATTTACGATTGCACGAACAAGAAATTCAGATAGGAATGATGAGAATTCCAACTGCAATACTTCTTATACAGCTAATGGTTTTACATTGTGGGAAGAATCTCGTGCTTTAAAAAAGGGAAAGACAAGGAAGGAGAATATGGGAGAAAAGCCAG AGGCAGGGCCGAAGTTGCGGCGACAGACAAAGGTGGAGGGGCCGTCACAGTCGTCTACGAACAACCACCACCGTAACAGCTTCAGCTGTCTCTCTTCCTCCGA AGCAATGGGGCAGAACAACAAGAGCTTCGTAGATGTTATAACATCCGCCAAGGGTATTACCCTGGAAGATGATTTGGACGGTGAAGAAGAGTTTGTCCCAAAGAAAGAGCCCTCCGCTATAGTCGGTACCACCCACAAAG GGGAATTAAAGGTAAAGGTGGACGGGAAAATCTCTGATCAGAAGGTTAACACGCCACGGTCGAAGCATTCTGCCACGGAACAGCGTAGAAGGAGCAAAATCAATGACAG ATTTCAGATGCTGCGAGAACTCATTCCTCTTAGTGACCAAAAGAGAGATAAGGCATCCTTTTTATTTGAG GTtattgagtacattcagttctTACAGGAGAAAGTAGAGAAGTATGAGGGGGCATACCAAGGATGGAATCATGAGCCAAGTAAAGTGATGCCATGG CAGAGAAACAATCACAGGCCGGCTGAAAGTCATGTTGATCAATCTCGA GTGGATCACCATCCTGGAATAACCAATCAAGCAGAACCAAGCTTCTTCACTACAGCCAAGAGTAGTACTGCAGTACATGAAATCCTTTCTAAATTGGCATCGGATGCAGAAAACATTCTGTCTCAGCCTCAACAACGGTTATTTGAGACTAGATCAGGCACTACTGGGGGCATTACTACTAGTGATAAGCGGAAAGAACAAGTGTTGACTGTTGAAGGTGGTACCATTAGCATCTCAAGTGTGTACTCCCAAAG ATTGTTGAGTACTCTGACACAAGCACTCCAGAACTCCGGAGTGGATCTATCGCGGGCTAGTATCTCAGTGCAAATTGAGCTTGGGAAACAATCTAACAGTAGAGCGACCGAAGCACCATCTGCCATTAAG GATATTGATGTTCCCTCTGGCAAACAAGGAACAACATGCACTAGAGTTGCAAATGCGGAAGACTCTGACCGAGATTTTAAGAAGCTCAAAACAGGCAAAACCTAA
- the LOC122299802 gene encoding transcription factor BIM1-like isoform X2: MEHPQPRPSKTEGRKPTHDFLSLYSRSDVQQDPSPPSPGGQLKTHDFLQPLERIGKTGAKEESVVEISVVERPPRLASPPSEERILPRGIGSYSISHMSCFNQTSVLKSDRSIFTIARTRNSDRNDENSNCNTSYTANGFTLWEESRALKKGKTRKENMGEKPEAGPKLRRQTKVEGPSQSSTNNHHRNSFSCLSSSEAMGQNNKSFVDVITSAKGITLEDDLDGEEEFVPKKEPSAIVGTTHKGELKVKVDGKISDQKVNTPRSKHSATEQRRRSKINDRFQMLRELIPLSDQKRDKASFLFEVIEYIQFLQEKVEKYEGAYQGWNHEPSKVMPWRNNHRPAESHVDQSRVDHHPGITNQAEPSFFTTAKSSTAVHEILSKLASDAENILSQPQQRLFETRSGTTGGITTSDKRKEQVLTVEGGTISISSVYSQRLLSTLTQALQNSGVDLSRASISVQIELGKQSNSRATEAPSAIKDIDVPSGKQGTTCTRVANAEDSDRDFKKLKTGKT, encoded by the exons GAGGGCAACTCAAAACTCATGATTTTCTACAACCACTAGAGCGGATAGGAAAGACCGGTGCGAAGGAAGAATCTGTGGTTGAGATATCAGTTGTGGAAAGGCCGCCACGGCTAGCTTCGCCTCCTTCGGAAGAGCGTATTCTCCCGAGAGGAATCGGGAGTTACAGTATAAGTCACATGTCCTGTTTTAATCAAACGTCGGTTCTTAAGTCAGATAGATCAATATTTACGATTGCACGAACAAGAAATTCAGATAGGAATGATGAGAATTCCAACTGCAATACTTCTTATACAGCTAATGGTTTTACATTGTGGGAAGAATCTCGTGCTTTAAAAAAGGGAAAGACAAGGAAGGAGAATATGGGAGAAAAGCCAG AGGCAGGGCCGAAGTTGCGGCGACAGACAAAGGTGGAGGGGCCGTCACAGTCGTCTACGAACAACCACCACCGTAACAGCTTCAGCTGTCTCTCTTCCTCCGA AGCAATGGGGCAGAACAACAAGAGCTTCGTAGATGTTATAACATCCGCCAAGGGTATTACCCTGGAAGATGATTTGGACGGTGAAGAAGAGTTTGTCCCAAAGAAAGAGCCCTCCGCTATAGTCGGTACCACCCACAAAG GGGAATTAAAGGTAAAGGTGGACGGGAAAATCTCTGATCAGAAGGTTAACACGCCACGGTCGAAGCATTCTGCCACGGAACAGCGTAGAAGGAGCAAAATCAATGACAG ATTTCAGATGCTGCGAGAACTCATTCCTCTTAGTGACCAAAAGAGAGATAAGGCATCCTTTTTATTTGAG GTtattgagtacattcagttctTACAGGAGAAAGTAGAGAAGTATGAGGGGGCATACCAAGGATGGAATCATGAGCCAAGTAAAGTGATGCCATGG AGAAACAATCACAGGCCGGCTGAAAGTCATGTTGATCAATCTCGA GTGGATCACCATCCTGGAATAACCAATCAAGCAGAACCAAGCTTCTTCACTACAGCCAAGAGTAGTACTGCAGTACATGAAATCCTTTCTAAATTGGCATCGGATGCAGAAAACATTCTGTCTCAGCCTCAACAACGGTTATTTGAGACTAGATCAGGCACTACTGGGGGCATTACTACTAGTGATAAGCGGAAAGAACAAGTGTTGACTGTTGAAGGTGGTACCATTAGCATCTCAAGTGTGTACTCCCAAAG ATTGTTGAGTACTCTGACACAAGCACTCCAGAACTCCGGAGTGGATCTATCGCGGGCTAGTATCTCAGTGCAAATTGAGCTTGGGAAACAATCTAACAGTAGAGCGACCGAAGCACCATCTGCCATTAAG GATATTGATGTTCCCTCTGGCAAACAAGGAACAACATGCACTAGAGTTGCAAATGCGGAAGACTCTGACCGAGATTTTAAGAAGCTCAAAACAGGCAAAACCTAA